From a region of the Desulfuromonas sp. KJ2020 genome:
- a CDS encoding type VI secretion system Vgr family protein, translating into MNFPAAHFPAANCSQFFLRIRTVPDDTFTLTRFSGSAQGLSEDFRFEICLHSDAELLPRTIIGRSATLELSWGPQPVYLHGVISRFERTGNTPDGVSYRAVLSSPLFPLSLNTSNRVFLGRDIGQLIEEVLIGAGYGKDEFRLELTGNYPQREFVVQYAESDFDFLRRQLARHGIFFTFDNRAQGCRVVFCDDSTRRPMLPCIEQLKYRPQTGSVRTAETVFALSPQAQWLPGGIRLTDYNYRTPDTPLDVRLNATSDNAVGEQAIHGDHFKTAEEGEHMAQIRRQALDARRETFEAETDCRGIAPGFRLKISDHPEESLNGDYLVVSMEQSGHQEAALARGEEVKGPTYVNRLQLIKAQIPFRSPVPEHRQVLGLFTARVESDGTEYACLDEQGRYRIRTDFDRGEAPLAQASHPVRLMQPYGGEQHGMHFPLQGGTEVVLACLNGDLDRPVMLGALSNPQTPNVVTAENVSQNIIRTVSGNELCMDDRRQKERIDLFTAERKNILTLDAQAGSHKVRLETREGDMEIHAGKTLLMESGESQFVESGGDHIVTVENSQQLMTRNKDISLQAATDIQFKADQNIQFEAEKHDIALSAGENLILDVGQALSMQVRSDKMDLAIARGGLSIQAAKDISLLGQGGGPITIRQGSGTIQISPEGDLTISAGKVTINGQSIHLKGNQISGN; encoded by the coding sequence ATGAATTTTCCCGCCGCTCATTTTCCGGCCGCCAATTGCAGCCAGTTTTTCCTGCGCATTCGGACGGTACCGGACGACACCTTCACCCTGACCCGTTTTAGCGGCTCCGCTCAGGGTCTGTCGGAAGACTTTCGCTTTGAGATTTGTCTGCATTCGGACGCCGAACTGCTGCCACGCACCATCATCGGACGTAGCGCCACCCTGGAGCTGAGCTGGGGCCCTCAACCCGTCTATCTGCACGGGGTCATCTCCCGCTTTGAGCGCACCGGCAACACCCCAGACGGCGTCTCCTACCGGGCCGTTCTCAGCTCCCCCCTCTTCCCCCTGAGCCTGAACACCAGCAATCGGGTCTTTCTGGGCCGCGACATCGGTCAGCTTATCGAAGAGGTACTGATCGGGGCTGGATATGGCAAAGACGAATTCCGTCTCGAATTAACAGGAAACTATCCTCAACGGGAGTTCGTGGTTCAGTACGCTGAATCCGATTTCGACTTTCTCCGCCGCCAACTGGCTCGCCACGGGATCTTCTTCACTTTCGACAACCGGGCGCAGGGATGCCGCGTCGTTTTCTGTGACGACAGCACCCGTCGGCCGATGCTGCCGTGCATTGAGCAGCTGAAATACAGACCCCAGACCGGTTCGGTTCGCACGGCCGAAACGGTCTTTGCACTTTCTCCCCAGGCGCAGTGGCTGCCAGGAGGCATTCGTCTGACGGACTACAATTATCGCACCCCCGATACCCCTCTGGATGTCAGGCTCAATGCAACCTCGGATAATGCCGTTGGGGAACAGGCGATCCACGGCGATCATTTCAAAACGGCGGAAGAGGGCGAGCACATGGCCCAAATCCGTCGACAGGCCCTGGATGCCCGCCGGGAGACCTTTGAGGCGGAGACGGACTGTCGGGGCATCGCTCCCGGCTTCCGGCTTAAAATAAGCGACCACCCTGAAGAAAGTCTCAATGGCGACTATCTGGTGGTCAGCATGGAACAAAGCGGCCACCAGGAAGCTGCTTTGGCCCGGGGCGAAGAGGTAAAGGGCCCCACCTATGTCAACCGTCTTCAGCTCATCAAGGCACAGATTCCTTTTCGGTCGCCCGTCCCGGAACATCGGCAAGTGCTCGGTCTGTTTACCGCCCGGGTTGAAAGCGACGGAACGGAATATGCCTGTCTCGACGAACAGGGGCGCTATCGTATCCGTACCGACTTTGACCGCGGCGAGGCCCCCCTGGCCCAGGCCAGCCATCCCGTGCGGCTGATGCAGCCGTATGGTGGTGAGCAGCATGGCATGCACTTTCCCTTGCAGGGGGGAACGGAGGTGGTACTCGCCTGCCTCAACGGCGACCTCGACCGCCCCGTTATGCTCGGTGCCCTGTCCAATCCCCAGACCCCCAATGTGGTCACCGCCGAAAATGTCAGCCAGAACATCATCCGTACCGTCAGCGGCAACGAGCTCTGCATGGACGACCGCCGCCAGAAGGAACGCATCGACCTGTTCACCGCCGAACGGAAAAATATCCTGACCCTCGATGCCCAGGCCGGATCCCACAAGGTGCGGCTGGAAACCCGCGAAGGCGACATGGAAATCCACGCCGGCAAGACTCTGCTGATGGAGTCGGGAGAGAGTCAGTTCGTCGAAAGCGGTGGTGACCATATCGTCACGGTGGAAAACTCCCAGCAGTTGATGACCCGCAATAAGGATATTTCCCTGCAGGCCGCCACCGATATCCAATTCAAGGCCGACCAGAATATTCAATTCGAGGCCGAAAAGCATGACATCGCCTTGAGCGCTGGCGAGAACCTGATCCTCGATGTCGGCCAAGCGCTGTCTATGCAGGTACGCAGCGACAAGATGGATCTCGCCATTGCAAGGGGAGGTCTGAGCATTCAGGCGGCCAAAGACATCAGTCTCCTCGGACAGGGTGGCGGTCCCATTACGATCAGGCAGGGCAGCGGCACTATCCAGATCTCCCCGGAAGGGGACCTGACCATCAGCGCCGGCAAGGTCACCATCAACGGTCAAAGCATTCATCTTAAAGGCAACCAGATCAGCGGGAACTGA
- the tssH gene encoding type VI secretion system ATPase TssH, whose protein sequence is MRSTHIKRLLEKLNPHCLNALESAASFAAMRGHYEIGLEHVVIKLLERGEGDFDLLLCHYGINLDQLWQKLLDDLARWRCGNHHKPAFSHHLLEWLERAWTLTSLHDPQAQIRSRALLEALLEIAPLLPGQAWLLLDGLSREMIEAEAAQILAISVEGQPSLEPAPTAPPSANTASPGQVTGPTPHLDAYTTDFTAKARTGEIDPVLGRNDEIRQMIDILTRRRKNNPILVGEPGVGKSAVVEGLALRIVAGSVPDSLKNVRLVCLDLGLLQAGAGVKGEFEKRLKSVFEEIRASDVPIILFIDEAHTLIGAGGDAGMGDAANLLKPALARGELRTLAATTWSEYKKYFERDAALERRFQMVKIDEPSEETAIVMLNGLKSHYQEHHKALITDQAVEAAVRLSSRYINGRFLPDKAIDLLDTAAARVCMGQAATPAELDSAQEQLAFVERRLRHLQEETDLGLPVDEALQNRLHQQREETATQVKTLQGRWQAELELVRQIQAMRRQPCDSAKVEELQQHLQEIQQESPLVQPEVNAETIAQVVADWTGIPVGRMVKSDLASLLDFETLLGQRIVGQTEAIHAIGQALRSNRVGLGDADAPIGVFLLTGPSGVGKTETARAIADVLYGGERFMVTINMSEYQEAHSVSQLKGSPPGYVGYGEGGVLTEAVRQRPYSVILLDEVEKAHPDVLNMFYQVFDRGFMRDGEGREVDFKNTVLIMTSNLGTEAIIALNESALEQEETSDQTPGYSELHEAVQPDLARHFPAALLARMQVVPMRPLDQQALQQIAALKLDKIACRLADSHGITLRCAPEIIDYLTARCQSPEFGARSLNTLIDQQVMTGVARSLLQFMVADDMPQIMTLQLDERGDLSCLFSDLVEDAADSSALAAAS, encoded by the coding sequence ATGAGATCGACTCACATCAAAAGGCTGCTTGAAAAGCTGAACCCGCACTGTCTTAATGCTCTGGAATCAGCCGCCAGTTTTGCCGCCATGCGCGGCCACTACGAAATTGGCCTTGAGCATGTCGTTATCAAATTGTTGGAACGAGGCGAGGGGGATTTTGACTTGCTGCTGTGCCACTACGGCATCAACCTCGACCAGCTCTGGCAAAAGCTACTTGACGACCTGGCCCGCTGGCGTTGCGGCAATCATCACAAGCCCGCCTTTTCCCATCATTTGTTGGAATGGTTGGAGCGGGCCTGGACGTTAACCTCCCTGCACGACCCACAGGCTCAAATCCGTTCACGGGCTCTGCTTGAAGCCTTGCTGGAAATCGCCCCCTTGCTCCCCGGGCAGGCCTGGCTGCTGCTGGACGGCCTTTCTCGAGAAATGATCGAGGCGGAGGCGGCCCAGATTCTGGCTATCTCCGTGGAAGGTCAGCCCTCCCTGGAACCAGCCCCGACTGCGCCCCCTTCAGCTAATACCGCGTCTCCCGGTCAGGTGACGGGCCCCACGCCGCATCTCGACGCCTATACCACCGACTTTACCGCCAAGGCCAGAACGGGGGAGATCGATCCGGTTCTCGGCCGCAACGACGAAATCCGTCAAATGATCGACATTCTTACCCGGCGCCGCAAGAACAACCCCATTCTCGTGGGCGAGCCCGGTGTGGGGAAATCGGCCGTGGTGGAAGGACTAGCTTTGCGCATTGTCGCCGGGAGCGTCCCCGATAGTCTGAAAAATGTGCGGCTGGTCTGTCTCGATCTGGGCCTCTTGCAGGCGGGCGCGGGGGTCAAGGGGGAGTTCGAGAAGCGCCTCAAGTCCGTATTCGAAGAGATCCGCGCCAGTGATGTCCCCATTATTCTCTTTATCGATGAGGCCCACACCCTGATTGGCGCCGGCGGCGATGCAGGTATGGGGGATGCCGCCAACCTGCTCAAGCCGGCCTTGGCGCGAGGTGAACTGCGCACTCTGGCCGCCACTACCTGGTCTGAGTACAAGAAGTACTTCGAGCGGGACGCCGCCCTGGAGCGCCGTTTCCAGATGGTCAAAATTGACGAACCCTCAGAAGAAACAGCCATCGTCATGCTCAATGGTCTCAAATCCCACTATCAGGAACACCACAAGGCGCTGATTACGGATCAGGCTGTGGAGGCGGCCGTTCGCCTCTCCAGCCGCTACATCAATGGCCGCTTTCTCCCCGACAAAGCCATTGATCTGCTCGACACCGCCGCGGCACGCGTCTGTATGGGCCAGGCAGCCACGCCAGCCGAGCTTGATAGTGCCCAGGAGCAGCTCGCCTTTGTTGAACGTCGTCTGCGCCACCTGCAAGAGGAGACCGATCTGGGACTGCCGGTGGATGAAGCCCTGCAGAACCGCTTGCACCAGCAACGCGAGGAGACCGCCACACAGGTCAAAACCCTGCAGGGACGCTGGCAGGCGGAACTGGAGCTGGTCCGTCAGATTCAGGCGATGCGCCGACAGCCCTGCGACAGTGCCAAGGTGGAAGAACTGCAGCAGCATCTGCAGGAGATTCAGCAGGAATCGCCCCTGGTGCAGCCGGAGGTCAACGCCGAAACCATCGCTCAGGTCGTGGCCGACTGGACCGGCATTCCCGTCGGCCGCATGGTCAAGAGCGACCTTGCCAGCCTGCTCGACTTCGAAACGCTGCTCGGTCAGCGCATCGTTGGGCAAACCGAGGCCATTCACGCCATCGGACAAGCCCTGCGCAGCAACCGGGTTGGTCTGGGCGACGCAGACGCGCCTATCGGCGTCTTTCTGCTCACAGGACCCAGCGGCGTGGGCAAAACGGAAACGGCGCGCGCTATTGCCGACGTCCTTTACGGCGGCGAACGCTTCATGGTCACGATCAACATGAGCGAATATCAGGAAGCCCACTCGGTATCGCAGCTCAAGGGCTCACCTCCCGGCTATGTGGGGTACGGTGAAGGAGGTGTCCTGACCGAGGCCGTGCGTCAGCGGCCCTATTCCGTCATTCTGCTCGACGAAGTGGAAAAAGCCCATCCCGATGTGCTCAACATGTTCTACCAGGTTTTCGACCGCGGCTTCATGCGCGACGGCGAAGGGCGTGAAGTGGATTTCAAAAATACGGTCCTCATCATGACCAGCAATCTGGGAACCGAAGCCATCATCGCGCTGAACGAGTCGGCCCTGGAGCAGGAGGAAACCTCCGACCAAACGCCGGGGTACTCCGAACTGCACGAAGCCGTCCAGCCGGATCTGGCCCGGCACTTTCCCGCCGCCCTGCTGGCGCGGATGCAGGTCGTTCCCATGCGCCCCCTCGACCAACAGGCCCTGCAGCAGATCGCTGCCCTCAAGCTGGACAAGATAGCCTGCCGGCTGGCCGATAGTCATGGCATCACCCTGCGCTGCGCCCCGGAGATCATCGATTACCTGACGGCCAGGTGTCAGTCCCCTGAATTCGGCGCCCGCTCCCTCAATACCCTTATCGATCAGCAGGTGATGACCGGGGTAGCACGCAGCCTGCTGCAGTTCATGGTGGCCGACGATATGCCGCAGATCATGACCCTGCAGCTGGATGAGCGGGGAGACCTTTCCTGCCTGTTCAGTGATTTGGTCGAAGACGCCGCGGATTCCTCTGCCCTCGCCGCAGCCAGTTAG
- the tssG gene encoding type VI secretion system baseplate subunit TssG, with protein sequence MGTFARGKLSHLIEDLLARPSAYTAFQALHLMEMSCRGGDGDQELHRFIVPTPARELSYPAGEIRRCFRDRDQRYRLELNFMGLYGVDSPLPQYFNDITARDKDGSDELSAFLNLFSQRLYTLLFMAWKKLNHHGGTKSLYSRYLAAFSGLSVATGRIDYAGVFGTRIRSSQALCGMLADFLDAPVRLRQNVPRWIGIDEPATLGEKCLLGSNALLGDRLLAVNSHVRILAGPLSFEKALALRPGEPLALAIGSLLGDYLEPGLDYDLELNIQSAAGQTACLGYPHLILGWGCWLGTAAPQGQRVLLSSASLAACRQTTTTSGPGRLHLAA encoded by the coding sequence ATGGGAACCTTTGCTCGGGGAAAACTTTCTCATCTGATCGAAGACCTGCTTGCCCGACCGTCAGCCTACACCGCTTTTCAGGCGCTTCATCTGATGGAAATGAGCTGTCGTGGCGGGGATGGGGACCAAGAACTGCATCGCTTCATCGTCCCGACTCCGGCCCGGGAGCTCTCCTATCCCGCCGGTGAGATACGCCGCTGCTTTCGCGACCGGGATCAGCGCTATCGTCTCGAACTGAACTTCATGGGGCTCTACGGCGTCGACTCCCCGCTGCCTCAGTATTTCAACGACATCACGGCCCGGGACAAGGACGGCAGCGACGAGCTGAGCGCTTTTTTGAACCTGTTCAGCCAGCGCCTGTATACCCTGCTGTTCATGGCCTGGAAAAAACTGAACCACCACGGCGGCACAAAAAGTCTCTACAGTCGGTATCTGGCCGCCTTCTCGGGATTGTCGGTCGCTACAGGGCGAATCGACTACGCCGGTGTATTCGGTACCCGCATCCGAAGCAGCCAGGCCCTGTGCGGCATGCTGGCCGACTTTCTCGACGCCCCTGTTCGTCTGCGGCAGAACGTTCCCCGCTGGATCGGCATAGATGAACCCGCCACATTGGGTGAAAAGTGCCTTCTGGGAAGCAACGCCCTGTTGGGCGACCGCCTTTTGGCGGTGAACAGCCATGTCCGCATTCTTGCCGGTCCGCTGTCTTTTGAAAAAGCGCTGGCTTTACGTCCGGGAGAACCTCTGGCCCTGGCCATCGGCAGCCTGCTGGGGGACTATCTGGAACCGGGACTCGACTACGACCTGGAGCTGAATATCCAGTCAGCGGCGGGTCAGACCGCTTGCCTCGGCTACCCTCACCTCATCCTGGGCTGGGGCTGCTGGCTGGGCACGGCGGCGCCTCAAGGGCAGCGCGTGCTCCTGTCTTCCGCCAGTCTGGCCGCCTGCCGTCAAACCACCACAACATCAGGGCCAGGTCGCCTTCACCTGGCAGCTTGA
- the tssF gene encoding type VI secretion system baseplate subunit TssF, producing MGSYFDAEMRLLQETAQEFARAFPEKARLLNLLDVKDRDPYVERLLEGMAFLTAEVKQRIDDDIPELSEALLSHVRPCFLRPFPSCCIMQFTPRPGQLPQALTLPRGTQLSSGSINVPGQGPGALDERVHCRFRTTSEVELQPLRLANFQLDAPVHGRQTARLHFQLDHDVSPDELDLKSLKIYLHGDHSTAMELYHSFTAQIAQVEIVFPGHPHPPFRLGGQETVKPCHLDADQVMIPSSGRDFPGFHLLHEYFCFPEKYLFVAVHHLDRLAWPDDCCEFEILCHLRESLGDDLRLSKDNFRLHCAPAINLFESSSEPIQLHHRQWEYPVIANNNNPASLQVYSVNRVTGAQPRTGLRKNYSSLPQFDHGDHQETYFQVGHRHREGLRPLTYLVTGGALGEEVETLSCDITVFNGNVPRDHLQTGDIRSPGQGFPTNVTACNITRPTPMRLPPQRDDYRMALVTHLSVGYNSLASRDNLQQLLMLYNWSDQPQNRRRIRGVTEIQLKPLHRIHRGALLRGVDIQLKMAERDYLSPADVYLFGTILHHFFTMYVTINAFVQTGSQLSPSKSELIWEPLLGENFLI from the coding sequence ATGGGTAGTTACTTCGATGCCGAAATGCGCCTTTTGCAGGAAACGGCCCAGGAGTTCGCCCGGGCCTTTCCCGAAAAGGCACGCCTGCTGAATCTGCTGGATGTCAAGGATCGCGACCCTTATGTGGAACGCCTGCTGGAGGGGATGGCTTTTCTGACGGCCGAGGTCAAGCAGCGCATCGACGATGACATCCCCGAGCTGTCCGAGGCCCTGCTCAGCCATGTGCGCCCCTGTTTTCTGCGGCCCTTTCCCTCCTGCTGCATCATGCAGTTCACGCCCCGTCCGGGACAGCTGCCGCAGGCTCTGACCCTGCCCCGGGGAACCCAACTCTCCAGCGGCAGCATCAACGTACCGGGACAAGGGCCAGGAGCCCTGGACGAACGGGTTCACTGCCGCTTCCGGACGACCAGCGAGGTGGAACTGCAGCCCCTACGTCTGGCAAACTTTCAGCTCGACGCCCCGGTGCACGGCCGCCAGACGGCCCGCCTGCACTTCCAGTTGGATCACGACGTTTCCCCCGATGAACTCGATCTGAAAAGTCTGAAAATCTATCTCCATGGCGACCATTCCACCGCCATGGAACTCTACCACAGCTTCACCGCACAGATCGCTCAGGTCGAAATCGTCTTTCCGGGCCACCCACACCCGCCGTTCCGGCTGGGAGGACAGGAAACGGTAAAGCCCTGCCATCTTGACGCCGATCAGGTCATGATTCCTTCATCCGGCCGCGATTTCCCCGGTTTTCACCTCCTGCACGAATACTTCTGCTTTCCGGAGAAGTATCTCTTCGTCGCCGTACATCACCTGGATCGCCTGGCCTGGCCGGACGACTGCTGTGAATTCGAGATCCTTTGCCACTTGCGGGAGTCTCTCGGCGACGATCTGCGCCTGAGCAAAGACAACTTTCGCCTGCATTGCGCCCCGGCCATCAATCTGTTTGAAAGCAGCAGCGAACCGATCCAGCTCCATCACCGCCAATGGGAATACCCGGTTATCGCCAACAACAACAATCCGGCCAGCTTGCAGGTCTACAGCGTCAACCGCGTGACCGGCGCCCAACCGCGAACGGGGCTGCGAAAAAACTATTCTTCCCTGCCTCAGTTTGATCACGGCGACCACCAGGAGACCTATTTTCAAGTCGGCCATCGCCACCGCGAAGGCCTGCGTCCCCTGACCTACCTCGTGACCGGAGGCGCCTTGGGCGAAGAGGTCGAGACTCTCTCCTGCGACATCACTGTCTTTAACGGAAACGTCCCCAGGGACCATTTGCAGACGGGCGACATCCGATCGCCGGGACAGGGCTTTCCGACCAATGTCACGGCCTGCAACATCACGCGCCCCACCCCCATGCGGCTGCCGCCCCAGCGCGACGACTACCGCATGGCCCTGGTGACCCATCTGAGCGTCGGCTACAACAGCCTGGCCAGTCGGGACAACCTTCAACAACTCCTCATGCTCTATAACTGGAGCGATCAGCCTCAGAACCGGCGACGTATTCGAGGCGTCACCGAAATCCAGCTGAAACCTCTGCATCGCATCCACCGGGGGGCCCTGCTGCGCGGCGTGGATATTCAGCTGAAGATGGCTGAAAGGGATTACCTGTCCCCGGCGGATGTCTATCTCTTTGGCACCATTTTGCACCATTTTTTTACCATGTACGTCACCATCAACGCCTTTGTGCAAACCGGCTCACAGCTGAGCCCGTCTAAAAGTGAATTGATATGGGAACCTTTGCTCGGGGAAAACTTTCTCATCTGA
- the tssE gene encoding type VI secretion system baseplate subunit TssE has product MTQTILDILTLPDAAPLNSRTSGRDAACQCVRDHLQRLFNSRRGSLVHLPDYGMPDIAALYLALPYSRDQIMACLRQSVSLYEPRLQHPQVRALALEGNQEGTAFELCGTLPGHQRVRYLVTLFRSGHITVSTGGDYYHG; this is encoded by the coding sequence ATGACCCAGACCATTCTCGACATACTCACGCTCCCTGACGCCGCGCCGTTGAACTCACGCACCAGCGGCCGAGACGCCGCCTGCCAGTGCGTCAGAGACCATCTGCAGCGCCTGTTCAATTCGCGCAGGGGCTCTCTGGTCCACCTCCCCGATTACGGGATGCCGGACATCGCGGCACTCTACCTAGCCCTCCCCTATTCCCGGGACCAGATCATGGCCTGCCTGCGTCAAAGCGTCTCCCTCTACGAGCCCCGACTGCAGCATCCGCAAGTGCGCGCCCTGGCTCTGGAGGGCAACCAAGAGGGGACTGCTTTCGAACTCTGCGGGACTCTGCCGGGGCACCAGCGGGTCCGCTACCTGGTGACCCTCTTTCGTAGCGGCCACATTACCGTTTCGACCGGAGGAGATTATTACCATGGGTAG
- a CDS encoding Hcp family type VI secretion system effector has protein sequence MAIPGYMTILDDQGSKVEGPVKVSGREGTIEILGFDHELRIPTDSDTGSLTGTRKHEPFIFMKAFDNATPYLYKACSNGQTLKKIELKWYRINDTGTEEEYFSHTLENVKITSVKPTMHNVKDLDKERYPHLEQVACRYAKITWAYTDGNISFSDSWTEGR, from the coding sequence ATGGCAATTCCAGGCTACATGACCATCCTTGACGATCAGGGGTCCAAGGTAGAGGGTCCGGTCAAGGTTTCCGGTCGCGAAGGAACTATCGAGATTCTCGGTTTCGACCATGAGCTGCGCATCCCGACCGACAGCGATACCGGCAGCCTGACCGGCACCCGCAAGCACGAACCTTTCATTTTCATGAAAGCCTTCGACAACGCCACCCCTTATCTGTACAAGGCCTGCAGCAACGGGCAGACCCTGAAAAAGATCGAATTGAAATGGTATCGCATCAACGACACCGGCACCGAGGAGGAATATTTCTCCCACACCCTGGAGAACGTCAAGATCACCTCGGTCAAGCCGACGATGCACAACGTCAAGGATCTGGACAAGGAGCGGTATCCCCACCTGGAGCAGGTCGCTTGTCGCTATGCCAAGATCACCTGGGCCTACACTGACGGCAATATCTCCTTCTCCGACTCCTGGACGGAAGGACGCTAA
- the tssC gene encoding type VI secretion system contractile sheath large subunit, which produces MSTQQAAAKLNASPEERVLDAENAYERLCKLVDIDPLRESIQLTRFADASQMADISLQQRLTAGIQVFLDLTARNSAQIERIDKVLLDRYIAQIDQTISGQLDAILHHPRFQQIESSWRGLQFLVDRCDFRRNTKVEILDCTKEDLREDFEEAPEIIQTGLYRHVYVNEYDTPGGEPFSSIIGNYEFDNSAQDTALLRDISKVSASAHCPFLASVGARFFGKESVDEIAKINDLTNYMEKAEYTRWKSFRATEDARYIGLLTPRFLLRLPYGQDSTPVRTFNYEEDVSGQDHRNYLFGNPVFAFAGNIAQSFAQHGWAVNIRGPEAGGKVANLPVHMHDTGKGMQMKMPTEMLISETRELEMANLGFIPLSYYKNSDFACFFSANSVQRPAEYADANANANSMINSRLPYIFLVSRLAHYLKVLQRENIGSSKSRQVLENELNSWLQTLVTKMKDPEPELIAIHPLRDGKVMVKEIPENPGYFSVDLFVQPHFQIEGVDVQLKLVAQMPRDNN; this is translated from the coding sequence ATGAGCACACAGCAAGCCGCCGCCAAGTTAAACGCAAGCCCGGAAGAACGTGTTCTCGACGCCGAGAACGCCTATGAACGCCTGTGCAAACTGGTTGATATCGATCCGCTGCGGGAATCCATTCAATTGACCCGCTTCGCCGATGCATCGCAGATGGCGGACATCTCTCTGCAGCAGCGCCTCACCGCCGGAATCCAGGTGTTTCTTGACCTGACCGCCCGCAACAGCGCCCAGATCGAGCGCATCGACAAGGTGCTGCTGGATCGCTATATCGCCCAGATTGATCAAACCATCAGCGGGCAGCTCGACGCCATCCTGCATCATCCCCGCTTCCAGCAAATCGAGAGTTCCTGGCGAGGGCTCCAGTTCTTGGTGGACCGCTGCGACTTCCGGCGCAACACCAAGGTCGAAATTCTGGATTGCACCAAGGAGGATCTGCGGGAGGACTTCGAGGAAGCCCCGGAAATTATTCAGACCGGCCTCTATCGTCACGTCTACGTCAATGAATACGACACCCCCGGTGGCGAGCCCTTTTCGTCCATCATCGGCAACTATGAATTCGACAATTCGGCCCAGGACACCGCCCTTTTGCGCGACATTTCCAAGGTGTCCGCCAGTGCGCACTGCCCATTTCTGGCTTCGGTGGGCGCCCGCTTCTTCGGCAAGGAAAGTGTCGACGAAATCGCCAAGATCAACGATCTCACCAATTACATGGAAAAAGCCGAATATACGCGCTGGAAAAGTTTTCGGGCCACCGAAGACGCCCGTTATATCGGCCTGTTGACGCCCCGTTTCCTGCTTCGCCTTCCCTACGGCCAGGACAGCACACCCGTGCGAACCTTCAACTACGAAGAAGACGTCAGTGGCCAGGATCATCGCAATTACCTGTTCGGCAACCCGGTCTTCGCCTTTGCCGGCAACATCGCCCAGAGCTTCGCTCAGCATGGCTGGGCCGTCAACATCCGTGGTCCGGAAGCGGGCGGCAAGGTCGCCAACCTGCCAGTCCACATGCACGACACGGGCAAGGGCATGCAGATGAAAATGCCGACGGAAATGCTTATCTCCGAAACGCGCGAACTGGAAATGGCCAACCTCGGCTTTATCCCCCTGAGCTACTACAAGAACAGCGACTTTGCCTGTTTTTTCTCGGCCAATTCGGTACAGAGACCGGCGGAATATGCCGATGCCAACGCCAATGCCAACAGTATGATCAATTCGCGGCTGCCCTATATCTTTCTGGTCTCCAGGCTGGCCCACTACCTCAAAGTGCTGCAGCGGGAAAATATTGGTTCTTCCAAGAGCCGCCAGGTCCTGGAGAACGAATTGAACAGCTGGCTGCAAACCCTGGTCACCAAAATGAAAGATCCGGAACCCGAACTCATCGCCATCCACCCCCTGCGCGACGGCAAGGTTATGGTCAAGGAGATCCCGGAGAACCCGGGCTATTTCAGCGTCGATCTCTTTGTTCAGCCCCACTTCCAGATCGAAGGGGTGGATGTACAGCTCAAGCTTGTTGCGCAGATGCCCCGCGACAACAACTGA
- the tssB gene encoding type VI secretion system contractile sheath small subunit — MSDSYQKEIPKARINLSLDVESGGHKKKMELPLKMLVMGDFSNGQTKGKVADRERIIINKDNFESVMADLAPSARMDVPNLLAKDGSEISVGLSFKSMKDFRPDHVAQQIPELHSLMAMRNLLKDLKSNLLDNAKFRKELEKIVGNQPQLEGLKKELEKWLVQAEQTAAVDIRSI; from the coding sequence ATGAGTGACAGTTATCAAAAAGAGATACCCAAGGCCCGCATCAACCTGTCCCTGGACGTGGAATCCGGCGGCCACAAAAAAAAGATGGAACTCCCCCTGAAAATGCTGGTTATGGGCGACTTCAGTAACGGCCAGACCAAGGGCAAAGTGGCGGACCGGGAAAGGATCATCATTAACAAAGACAACTTTGAATCCGTCATGGCCGATCTGGCTCCCTCGGCCCGGATGGATGTGCCCAATCTGCTGGCCAAAGACGGCAGTGAAATTTCAGTGGGGCTCTCCTTCAAGTCGATGAAGGATTTTCGCCCCGACCATGTCGCCCAGCAGATTCCCGAACTGCACAGTCTTATGGCCATGCGCAATCTGTTGAAAGATCTCAAATCCAACCTGCTGGACAACGCCAAGTTCCGCAAGGAGCTGGAAAAGATCGTCGGCAATCAACCGCAGCTGGAAGGGCTGAAAAAAGAACTGGAAAAGTGGCTCGTTCAGGCCGAACAGACCGCCGCCGTGGACATTCGCAGCATTTAA